Genomic window (Streptomyces liliiviolaceus):
TACTGGATCATCAGCAGCGCCAGCCAGAAGCCGGGCGCCGCGACCCCGGTGAGCGAGACGACCCGGATCAGCTGGTCGGGGAAGCGGTCCCGGTAGATCGCGGCGGTGACCCCGCCGAGCAGCGCCAGCACCACCGCGATGCCCAGGCCCAGGAAGGTCAGCTGCATGGTGAGGGGCAGCGCGGTGGTGACCTGGTCGACGACCGGCGCCCGCGTCAGGGCGCTGACCCCCATGTCGCCCCGGAGCAGATCCCCGACGAAGTCGACGTACCGCACGAGGAACGGGTCCAGCAGTCCGTTGCGCTCCCTGAAGTCGTGCAGCTGCTGCTCGGTCGGGTTCGCGCCCTGGAAGTACGCGGACGCCGGATCACTGTCCGAGAACCGCATCACGATGAACACGAACATGACGATCCCGAGCATCAACGGAACAAGCAGAATGATCCGCCGGATCAAGATTCTGACGACCGCGACCACGGTTACCTGTGTCTCCTCGCTGATACTGGCGATACCGACTCAACTAGCCGAGCTGCATTTGCTTTTAGGGGCGCGGGGAACTGCGCGACCAGCCACAGCGGACCCGCACCCCCCCCCACAACCGTCAGACCCACTTCGCCTGGAGCACGTTTATCCCCGGGTACGGCTGAGGCCGAATTCCTGAAAGGTCCTTCGCATCCCACGCGGTCATCAACTCGTTGTGCACCACGGGATAGATGACCACATTCTCGGCAACGACATCGATGTAGTCCTGAGTCATCGCCTTCTTCTTCGCCGCGTCCGGCTCCCGGGTCGCCGCATCCATCTTCTTGAAGAGATCCTTCGCGACGGAACTCCCCTCCCACCGCGCATACCGCATCCACGTGTTCCCGGGCCCGTAGTTGTAATGCATGATCAGATCCGCGTCGAGCCCGAACTGATTCGGATTGGACGCGGCGGCGACGACCTGGAAGTCCTTCTTCTGGTCGAGCTTCGTGAAGAGCGCGGCCGTCTCCTGGGGTTCGAGCGTCGTCTCGACGCCGACGGCGTCCCAGGACGCCTTGATCGTCGGCAGGCAGTCCACGATCCAGCTGACGTTGACCGCCATCAGCGTGACCTTCAGCCCGCTGACCCCGGCGGCCTTCAGGAGAGCCTTCGCCTTGTCCGGGTCGTAGTCGTAGACGGGCTTCGCCCTGCGGTACGTCGGATTGCCCTCGTTGAGGAACGACGAGGCCGCTTTTCCGTGCCCGCGCAGCGCGGCCTGGATCATCTTCTCCTTGTCGATCGCGTAATGCAGGGCCTGCCGCACCCGTACGTCGTCGAACGGTTTGTGGGCGGTGTTGAAGAGGAGGAACAGATGGTTCATTCCCGCCCCGCCCTCGACCTTCAGGCCGCCCTTCTCCAGCTGGGAGATATTGGCGTACGGGATGTTGTCCGAGATCTGCGCTCCCGCGCTCGAACCGGAGATCTTCGCCACCCGTGGCGCGGCGTCCACTATCGTCAGCCAGTTCATCTTCTTGAACGCGGCCTTTCGCGGCCCGTTGTAGTCGGCGAACGCGGCGAAGGTGGTGTTGGACTTCGGGTGATGGGCGGTCTGCCGGTACGGGCCGGAACCGACCGCCTTTCCGGTCGTCGCCTCGTCCAGGGCGCCGGCTTTTCCGAACACGTGCTTCGGCATGATCTTCGCGAGCGTGAGCCGCTGGGCGCCGTCCGGGAACGGGAATTTGAGAATCAGCTCCACCGAGGTGTCGTCGACCTTCTTCACCTCCTTCAGCCAGGACGCGAAGAAGTTCTTGGCGAGGGTCGTCGTCTTCGGGTCCAGTACACGGTCGTAGGTGAAGATCACGTCGTCGGCGGTGACGGGCTGCCCGTCGTGCCACTTCGCGCCCTGGCGCAGCGTGAATTTCCAGGTGGTCGCCTGGAGGTCCGCCGGAACGGCGGTCGCCAGCGCCGCGTACGGCTCACGGCTGATCGGGTCGGTGTCGAGCAGCCCCTCGTAGATGTGGTGGTTGCCGGCCATCGCGAAGGCCGAGGCCGTCATCAGCGGGTCCCAGCTCTGGTCGTTGCCGTAGCCGATCACCGCGGTGAGCGTGCGGTCGGCGCCCTCGCCCTCGCCGCCCGTCTCGTTGGTGGACTCCGGGCCCGAGGAGCAGGCGGAGAGCGTAGAGGTGATCGTGGCGGCGGCGCCGAGCGCGCCGGTGTACTTCAGGAACGACCGGCGGTGCAGCGCCGGTGCGGGGGTCGCGTCGCGCACGGTTCCTCCAGCAAGGAGTGGGAGATACGACGTCCTACGTCATAGGTGCAGCGTGACGATAAGAGGGGGCGTGGGGGCGGTCAAGGGAACGCGCACGAATGCCGTCTCTGCCAGAGGTGCGACCAATGTCGGCCTGGCGCAAGCAGAGTTGACGGACGGTCAACCCTGGATTGACGTGGATCCTGTCCGGAGGTGGGACGTGGGATGTCCCTGCCGCGTACGATGCGGCGCATGTCCGAGCGGCGCGCATCCGACGACTCCAGGAACACCCTCCCCGCGGCGCGCTCCCCCCGCGAGCGGCGCGTGAGCAGCCAGATCCAGCGAGAGGTCACCCAGCTGATCCTCGACCGCAGACTCCGGGCCGGTGCGCCCCTGCCCACCGAGGCCGAGCTGATGGAGTCCCTCGGCGTCAGCCGCAACTCCGTGCGCGAGGCGCTGAAGGCGCTCCAGGCCCTCGACATCGTCGAGATCAGACACGGTTACGGCACCTATGTCGGCCAGGCCTCGCTGACCCCGTTCGTCGACGGCCTCACCTTCCGCACCCTGGCCCGGCAGGCCGACGACACCGACGACACGGGCGCGTTGGCCGAGATACTCCAGGTCAGGGAGGTCCTGGAGGAGGGGCTGATGCGACGGGTCGCGGGGGAGCTGTCGGACGGCGAGCTGGCACGCCTCGAAGCGGTGGTGGACCGGATGGAGGAGGCGGGCCTCGCGGGACGCCCGTTCCCCGAACTCGACCGCGAGTTCCACGAGTTGCTGTACGCACCCCTCGGAAACGCCCTGGTGCCGCAGCTGTTGGGCGCCTTCTGGACCGTCTTCCGGCGGGTCTCCGGCGTCCGGGGGTGGACCGACGACCCGGCGCCCGCGGTCACGGTCCGCCGCCACCGTGACATAGTCGTCGCCCTGCGGGCGCACGACGTGGAGGGGGCGCAGCAAGCGATGGCGGACCATTTCCGGGGGATCGAGGCGCGAGCCGCCCAGGAGTCACGGGGCGTCGGATGACGGCGAGTTGGGGCGAGGGAACGCCCGGAGTGCTCCGGCTGCCGTCCGGGCGGCCGGTACGGGGACGGGGGCTGCGCAACGCACTCGACCCGGCGGTCGTCCACCCGACGTACGGCGTCTACCTGCTCGGCAGGGAACCGTCCACGCTAGCCGAACTCCCGTGGGAGACACGGTGGTTGCGGTGGCCCGACTTCCGGCTGCCGACGGACCGGACCCAGGCGCGCACAGTGCTGACGGACCTCTGGGAGCGGGCGGCCGACCCTGCCCAGCGCGTCGAGGTCGCCTGCGGGGGCGGCCGTGGCCGGACCGGCACGGCCCTGGCCTGTCTCGCGATCCTCGACGGCGTGCCGCCCGAGGAGGCCGTGCAGTTCGTACGACGGAACTACGACCGCCACGCCGTGGAAACCCCGTGGCAGCGAAGGTACGTACGCACGTTCGGGTGAGTGTCGCCCGACCGGTCTCATCCCTTGGTCGGGGAGCCGTAGACCATCGGCCGACAGCGGGGGAGGCCTCCGCCCGGCAGGCTGACGGCATGGCTGAGAACACAGGGATGAGCAGGGCACGGTTCATGGCCGCGGCGGCAGCGGTGGGGGTGGGTGCGGCAGCGGGCCTTCCGTTGGCCTCCGCGGCGGAGGCTGCGGCGGAGGACGACACCCGCCGTGGACGCGCGGGCCGCGGGCTCACGCACCGCGGGGTCGTCTACACGGTCGGGGCCGGGGAGACCCCGGGGACGGCGTGGAGCGAGCGCCGGATGCGCGGTGACATCCGGGCCATCGCGCACGACCTGCACGCCGACACCGTCGAGGTCACCGGGGACGGCGTCGAGCGGCTCACCGCCACGGCGGACGAGGTCGCGGAGCGGGGCCTGCACGTCTGGCTCCAGCCGACGCTGGGCGACGTGCCGGAGAAGCAGATCCTCGACCACCTCGCGGAGGCGGGCCGGCACGGGGAGCGGCTGCGGCGGCAGGGGGCGCGGGTCACGCTCGCCGTGGGGTGCGAGTTCTGGCTGTTCGTACCGGGGATCGTGCCGGGGGCGGACGTCTTCGAGCGCATCGAGAACCTGCGGAAGGAGGACTTCGACCTGGCGGGGATGCAGCGGCGGCTGGCCGCGTTCACCGCGAAGGCGGCGGGGGTGGGGCGGTCGGTGTTCCACGGGAAGCTCAGTTACGCCGCCGCGCAGGACGCGTCGTTCGAGAACGTCGACTGGAACCTCTTCGACATCGTGGGCATCGACTACTACTCGTACTTTCCGCAACGGGAACGGTACGTGGCCGAATTGCGGAAGTTCCGGCGGTGGGGAAAACCGGTCGCCATCACCGAATTCGGCACCTGTACGTTCGTCGGCGCGCCGGAACAGGGCGGGATGGGCTGGGACGCCGTCGATTACGGCAAGGAACCTCCGGAGATCAAGGGCGACCTGGTGCGCAGTGAGCGTGTACAGGCCGCTTATCTGACCGATCTGCTCGACGTCTTCGAGTCGATGGGCCTGTACGCGGCGATGGCGTTCGAGTTCGTCACCGCGGACGCCCCGCATCGCCCGGACAATCCGCGTTACGACCTCGACATGGCGTCCTACGCCGTCGTCAAGCCTCTGAAGAACCGGCCCGACGACCCGGATTCCCCCTGGCACTGGGAACCGAAACAGGCGTTCCACGCGCTGGCACGGCAGTACGGGCGAAAGTCCGCCTGACGAATTCCGCGGCAATGATTTTGACGGCTTTATGGTCATCCCATTGCGGCGCACGCACCCGAATAGTCCGAAGCGCTTCGGTGAGCGTCACGCCGCCACGGCGTCGACGAACGCCGTCCAGGCGCGGGTCCCGACGAGCAGGACGGGCCCCGCGCCGATTTTGCTGTCCCGCACGGGGACGATGCCGGGGACTCCGTCGGCTACCTCGACGCAGTCTTCGCCGCCGCTGCCTCCGCTGTGGCTGCTCTTGCGCCAACGGGCAGCGCTCAGGTCGTACTCCCGCATTGCTTATGGTCCTCTGCCGCCGACTGGATCAAGGTCAGGGACGCCTCCGGTGACAGCGCGGCGGCCCTGATGAGATCGTAGGACGATTGGGTCCGCTTCACCACTGCCGGTTCGTCCAGCAGATTTCCTGAAAGAACCGCCTCTGTGTAGACAGTTGGCGGAGCATCCTCGAACTCCATGAGCTTCATCATCTTGCCCATCTCTCGGTGTGCTCCAGCCGAGAACGGCAGCACCTGCAGCAGTACCTTGCGTTCCTGCGTCAGCGTCACGATGTGGTCCAGCTGGTGGGCCATGACCTTCGGGCCGCCTACGGCGACGCGCAGGACCGTCTCGTGGAGGACCGCCCAATACACGGGCCTAGTAGCGTCCTTGAGGAGTCGCGTCCGGTCCATGCGCCCCTTGAGCAGTTCCTCGATGTAGCTGTCCGGGGCCAGCGGGTTGCCTGCCAGGAAGACCGCCTGTGCGTACTCCCGCGTCTGTAGGAGCCCGGGGACCACGGTGGGGGCGTACTCGCTGATCGCAGTCGCCAGCCGTTCCAGCTCCACCACGTGTGCGAAGTACTCGGTATAGGGCTGGTCCTTGATCAGTTTTTGCCACAGGCGCTCGAAAAAGCCGGCGGTTTGTAGGACCTCGTCGATACGCGCCGCCACATCCAACTGCGGCTTACGAATTGCCTGTTCGAATTGCCCGATGTAGCCGCCCGACACAAAAACGCGATAACCCAACTCCGCCTGTGTCAGGCCCGCCTCCTCCCGGTGTCTCTTCAGCTCTGTTCCGAAGAACTCCCAAGCCGCCTGCCGTGAACCATTGGCCATGGAAAACCCCCTGTACTGCATCGGCGTTGCTGAGAGTAGAGGTCTTCCAAAGAGTAAGTGGTGGGCGCCATCGTGGAGAGGGAAAGAGTAGAACCCGAAAGGGAAGGGGAACACCCGTGAGGTCTGCCCGCCAGGCAACCGACGCACAGCACGCGACGGCCTGCGTCGAACAAGCGGAGGAAACGGTGAAGGAATTGCGCGAAGCACTCGCAACCGCAGGAATTAAGCTGCCGACACTCCGGATCGACCCGGTGACTTTGGCGCGGGAGGCGCCATGCCCCCTCGTGGAACTCGGCCGGTGTTCCGTCGAGACGGCGGCCCGGCTCGCGGCGGTGCTCCGGTGAAGCCGATCGTGGGGATGTACGTCGTCGACACCAGCAGCGGCCGGGTGGGCAGGGTGATGGGCCACGAGGGCCCGTACCTGCAACTGCGGCCCTACGGTGGCGGCCGGGAGTGGGACTGCGCACCGGACACCGTCCGGGGAGCCACCGTGGCGGAACGGCTCAGCGCCGCCACCGCGTACGCCAACGCACGCAGCCGGGGCGAGGTCCCTTGAAAGGACCCCGGCCGCACCCGCCGCCCGCGTACGGGAGAATGGGGCCATGAGCCTGTTCCGCGACGACGGCATCGTGCTGCGCACCCAGAAGCTGGGTGAGGCGGACCGGATCATCACCTTGCTCACGCGCGGTCACGGACGCGTACGGGCCGTGGCCCGCGGGGTGCGCCGGACGAAGTCGAAGTTCGGGGCCCGGCTCGAACCCTTCTCCCACGTCGACGTGCAGTTCTTCGCGCGCGGGAGCGAGCTGATCGGCCGCGGGCTGCCGCTGTGCACGCAGAGCGAGACGATCGCTCCGTACGGCGGCGGGATCGTCACCGACTACGCCCGGTACACCGCCGGGACGGCCATGCTGGAGACGGCCGAGCGGTTCACGGACCACGAGGGCGAGCCCGCCGTCCAGCAGTACCTGCTGCTCGTCGGCGGGCTGCGCACCCTCGCGCAGGGCGAGCACGAGCCGCACCTCATCCTCGACGCCTTCTTGCTGCGGTCCCTCGCCGTGAACGGGTACGCGCCCAGCTTCAGCGACTGCGCCAAATGCGGCATGCCCGGACCGAATCGCTTCTTCTCGGTCGCCGCGGGAGGTTCCGTCTGCGTCGACTGCCGGGTGCCCGGCAGCGTCGTACCCTCGGCGGGGGCCCTCGAACTGCTCGGCGCGCTGCTGACCGGTGACTGGGCACACGCCGACGCGTGCGAACCGCGGTACGTGAAGGAAGGCAGCGGCCTCGTGTCGGCCTACCTGCACTGGCACCTGGAGCGCGGCCTGCGCTCCCTGCGGTACGTCGAGAAGAGCACCTGAGCGGCACACGACCGGCTGTACTTGCTGTACGAGATCTGAGGAGACGAGAAGCAGATGGTGGTACGCGGGATCCTGGGGCGCCAGCGCCGCGAGTACAAGACGCCGGAGCCGCACCCGTCCGGTGCCCGCGCGCCCAAGCTCCCCGGCGAGCTGATCCCGAACCACGTGGCGTGCGTGATGGACGGGAACGGGCGCTGGGCCAAGGAGCGCGGGCTGCCGCGTACCGAGGGGCACCGGGTGGGGGAGGGCGTCGTCATGGACGTCCTCAAGGGATGCCTTGAGCTGGGCGTCAAGAACCTGTCCCTGTACGCCTTCTCCACGGAGAACTGGAAGCGGTCGCCCGAGGAGGTCCGCTTCCTGATGAACTTCAACAAGGACGTCATCCGGCGCCGGCGCGACGAGATGAACGACCTCGGCATCCGGATCCGGTGGGTCGGGCGGATGCCGAAGCTGTGGAAGTCCGTCGTGCAGGAGCTGCAGGTCGCGCAGGAGCAAACGCAGGGTAACGACGCGATGACCTTGTATTTCTGCGTGAATTACGGGGGGCGGGCGGAGCTGGCCGACGCGGCGAAGGCGATGGCGTTGGATGTCGCCGCGGGGAAGCTCGACCCGGAGAAGGTCAGCGAGAAGACGATCCAGAAGTATCTGTACTACCCGGACATGCCGGATGTGGACCTGTTCCTTCGCCCCAGTGGGGAGCAGCGGACGTCCAACTACCTGATCTGGCAGTCCAGTTACGCGGAGATGGTCTTCCAGGACGTGCTGTGGCCGGACTTCGATCGGCGGGATCTGTGGCGGGCGTGCGTGGAGTACGCGTCGCGGGACCGGCGGTTCGGCGGGGCGGTCCCGAACGAGGACCTGCTCACCATGGAAGCGGACATGAGGGGCCGCCCGGACCCCAACTGACGCCCCCTGAGGAAGAGCTTCGGCTGCGGGCCGGTGGGGGTCACCCGCGCAGTTCCCCGCGCCCCTAGGTACCTAGGGGCGCGGGGAACTGCGCAATCTTTGGCGTCGACCCCCACCGGGCCGAGGTTCATACTCCCTGGCCGCGCGCAGCGCAGTCCGCGCAGGTGCCGAAGATTTCCACCGTGTGGGCGACGTTCACGTAGCCGTGTTCCGAGGCGATCGCCTCCGCCCACTTCTCCACAGCCGGCCCCTCCACCTCCACCGCCTTGCCGCACACCCGGCACACCAGATGATGGTGATGGTCCCCGCTCGCACAGCGGCGGTACACCGACTCCCCGTCGGACGTACGCAGCACGTCGACCTCACCCGCGTCCGCGAGCGACTGAAGCGTGCGGTACACCGTGGTCAGCCCGACGGAGTCGCCCTTGTGCTTGAGCATGTCGTGCAGATCCTGCGCACTACGGAACTCGTCCACCTCGTCGAGCGCCGCCGCCACGGCGGCACGCTGCCGGGTGGAACGGCCCCGTACGGGCGGTCCAGCGGTCGTCACCGTTGCCTCCAAACGTCTGCGGCTTGCCGGGCCATTGTGCCAGCCCGAGCTGGGCGCGGTCAGACGCCGACCTTGCCGGTCGGTGTGCGGGAGCCGGGAATGGCACACTCCGCCGGGTCCCCGCCCTCGCGTGCCGCGGCCTGCGCGGCGGCCCGCGCCCGCCGCCTGGCCAGCGGCGTCGCCGCCACCGTGAGCAGCATGAACGCCCCGATGGTCAGCAGCACGATCGTCGCGCCGGGCGGCACGTCCTGGTAGTACGACGTCACCGTGCCGCCGATCGTCACGCTGACGCCGATCGCCACCGAGATCGCGAAGGTGGCGGCGAAACTCCGGCTCAGCTGCTGCGCGGCGGCCACCGGGACCACCATCAGCGCGGAGACCAGGAGCAGGCCGACGACCCGCATGGCGACCGTGACGGTGACGGCGGCCGTGATCGCCGTGAGGAGGTTCAGGGCGCGGACGGGCAGCCCCGTCACCCGCGCGAACTCCTCGTCCTGGCTCACCGCGAACAGCTGCCGGCGCAGACCGATCGTGACGAGGACGACGAAGGCGGCCAGCAGGCAGATCGCCGTCACGTCCGACTCCGA
Coding sequences:
- a CDS encoding ABC transporter substrate-binding protein, producing MRDATPAPALHRRSFLKYTGALGAAATITSTLSACSSGPESTNETGGEGEGADRTLTAVIGYGNDQSWDPLMTASAFAMAGNHHIYEGLLDTDPISREPYAALATAVPADLQATTWKFTLRQGAKWHDGQPVTADDVIFTYDRVLDPKTTTLAKNFFASWLKEVKKVDDTSVELILKFPFPDGAQRLTLAKIMPKHVFGKAGALDEATTGKAVGSGPYRQTAHHPKSNTTFAAFADYNGPRKAAFKKMNWLTIVDAAPRVAKISGSSAGAQISDNIPYANISQLEKGGLKVEGGAGMNHLFLLFNTAHKPFDDVRVRQALHYAIDKEKMIQAALRGHGKAASSFLNEGNPTYRRAKPVYDYDPDKAKALLKAAGVSGLKVTLMAVNVSWIVDCLPTIKASWDAVGVETTLEPQETAALFTKLDQKKDFQVVAAASNPNQFGLDADLIMHYNYGPGNTWMRYARWEGSSVAKDLFKKMDAATREPDAAKKKAMTQDYIDVVAENVVIYPVVHNELMTAWDAKDLSGIRPQPYPGINVLQAKWV
- a CDS encoding FadR/GntR family transcriptional regulator; this translates as MSERRASDDSRNTLPAARSPRERRVSSQIQREVTQLILDRRLRAGAPLPTEAELMESLGVSRNSVREALKALQALDIVEIRHGYGTYVGQASLTPFVDGLTFRTLARQADDTDDTGALAEILQVREVLEEGLMRRVAGELSDGELARLEAVVDRMEEAGLAGRPFPELDREFHELLYAPLGNALVPQLLGAFWTVFRRVSGVRGWTDDPAPAVTVRRHRDIVVALRAHDVEGAQQAMADHFRGIEARAAQESRGVG
- a CDS encoding protein-tyrosine phosphatase family protein; the protein is MTASWGEGTPGVLRLPSGRPVRGRGLRNALDPAVVHPTYGVYLLGREPSTLAELPWETRWLRWPDFRLPTDRTQARTVLTDLWERAADPAQRVEVACGGGRGRTGTALACLAILDGVPPEEAVQFVRRNYDRHAVETPWQRRYVRTFG
- a CDS encoding abortive phage infection protein, which codes for MAENTGMSRARFMAAAAAVGVGAAAGLPLASAAEAAAEDDTRRGRAGRGLTHRGVVYTVGAGETPGTAWSERRMRGDIRAIAHDLHADTVEVTGDGVERLTATADEVAERGLHVWLQPTLGDVPEKQILDHLAEAGRHGERLRRQGARVTLAVGCEFWLFVPGIVPGADVFERIENLRKEDFDLAGMQRRLAAFTAKAAGVGRSVFHGKLSYAAAQDASFENVDWNLFDIVGIDYYSYFPQRERYVAELRKFRRWGKPVAITEFGTCTFVGAPEQGGMGWDAVDYGKEPPEIKGDLVRSERVQAAYLTDLLDVFESMGLYAAMAFEFVTADAPHRPDNPRYDLDMASYAVVKPLKNRPDDPDSPWHWEPKQAFHALARQYGRKSA
- a CDS encoding DUF397 domain-containing protein — encoded protein: MREYDLSAARWRKSSHSGGSGGEDCVEVADGVPGIVPVRDSKIGAGPVLLVGTRAWTAFVDAVAA
- a CDS encoding helix-turn-helix domain-containing protein, which produces MANGSRQAAWEFFGTELKRHREEAGLTQAELGYRVFVSGGYIGQFEQAIRKPQLDVAARIDEVLQTAGFFERLWQKLIKDQPYTEYFAHVVELERLATAISEYAPTVVPGLLQTREYAQAVFLAGNPLAPDSYIEELLKGRMDRTRLLKDATRPVYWAVLHETVLRVAVGGPKVMAHQLDHIVTLTQERKVLLQVLPFSAGAHREMGKMMKLMEFEDAPPTVYTEAVLSGNLLDEPAVVKRTQSSYDLIRAAALSPEASLTLIQSAAEDHKQCGSTT
- the recO gene encoding DNA repair protein RecO, whose protein sequence is MSLFRDDGIVLRTQKLGEADRIITLLTRGHGRVRAVARGVRRTKSKFGARLEPFSHVDVQFFARGSELIGRGLPLCTQSETIAPYGGGIVTDYARYTAGTAMLETAERFTDHEGEPAVQQYLLLVGGLRTLAQGEHEPHLILDAFLLRSLAVNGYAPSFSDCAKCGMPGPNRFFSVAAGGSVCVDCRVPGSVVPSAGALELLGALLTGDWAHADACEPRYVKEGSGLVSAYLHWHLERGLRSLRYVEKST
- a CDS encoding isoprenyl transferase; protein product: MVVRGILGRQRREYKTPEPHPSGARAPKLPGELIPNHVACVMDGNGRWAKERGLPRTEGHRVGEGVVMDVLKGCLELGVKNLSLYAFSTENWKRSPEEVRFLMNFNKDVIRRRRDEMNDLGIRIRWVGRMPKLWKSVVQELQVAQEQTQGNDAMTLYFCVNYGGRAELADAAKAMALDVAAGKLDPEKVSEKTIQKYLYYPDMPDVDLFLRPSGEQRTSNYLIWQSSYAEMVFQDVLWPDFDRRDLWRACVEYASRDRRFGGAVPNEDLLTMEADMRGRPDPN
- a CDS encoding Fur family transcriptional regulator encodes the protein MTTAGPPVRGRSTRQRAAVAAALDEVDEFRSAQDLHDMLKHKGDSVGLTTVYRTLQSLADAGEVDVLRTSDGESVYRRCASGDHHHHLVCRVCGKAVEVEGPAVEKWAEAIASEHGYVNVAHTVEIFGTCADCAARGQGV
- a CDS encoding metal ABC transporter permease, yielding MNLEILDYAFMQRALLAAVLVGITAPAVGIYLVQRRQALLGDGIGHVAMTGVGLGFLLSWSPVWMATAVSVVGAVLMELIRWYGKTRGDIALAMLFYGGMAGGVMFINLAPGGSNANLTSYLFGSLSTVSESDVTAICLLAAFVVLVTIGLRRQLFAVSQDEEFARVTGLPVRALNLLTAITAAVTVTVAMRVVGLLLVSALMVVPVAAAQQLSRSFAATFAISVAIGVSVTIGGTVTSYYQDVPPGATIVLLTIGAFMLLTVAATPLARRRARAAAQAAAREGGDPAECAIPGSRTPTGKVGV